From the Haloprofundus halobius genome, one window contains:
- a CDS encoding PKD domain-containing protein has translation MGSIAGPAIAVGPNTDDSATAATLSTVAADTDPIETNETYHGSDGVVFSSMIETDDGGYLLVGWTDSGDRDDGDQATVVKIDAQGDREWTRRFGGEGTDRLFDVVETDDGYMAVGRSNDDSGWAQAWAVGLSENGDVRWENEYGDARGDAFWSVSRVNDTYLLGGWTPTDDSDADGYAVAVDDRGETEWEWRTDESRNQYVRDSVATDDGFVLVGDAESADGTTDGYVAKLDTDGTLLWEETHERAGENVEYRAVTAGDGEFAVAGVDQGQSNEKPDGLFARFTDSGEFVNSRTYGDRGYDMLEGIDRDGDGYILSGGNRLFASRNLDGWLIRTDEAGNAEWRERLGTADRDALWPVLSTDSGYAAAGFSGDEGWYVGLSRSVDGTVSADNGTSTVVFGDEPVTLAYDEEYNVSNVSASITQRRFLDSSMPGTPVYAASLSTNGLEKDSTTITARFDEEAIRERNASVDSLRLGYYSDGKWQFADSETTVDNGTVVVSATLPSSASVLGVSSIEGPTAAVDGVPAGAVEPGESVDLNASASTMGTAENSSVSWSFDGGSVDGESATVQFDEPGYHNVTATVTDEYGLTDERTVTVAVNDQPAVSVDAPTSMSVGESAELNANVTNEIGDTTVTWILPNGNQTGSTAEYTPQSATEQSVVVVVRDEYGAETRQTIDISVDEVQNQQDTEATTSTTTPGFGTVVAFVSLILFAVTLTRRTRR, from the coding sequence GTGGGTTCGATAGCCGGTCCCGCCATCGCGGTGGGACCGAACACCGACGATTCGGCCACCGCGGCGACGCTTTCGACCGTCGCGGCCGACACCGACCCCATCGAGACGAACGAGACGTACCACGGTTCCGACGGCGTCGTCTTCTCCAGCATGATCGAGACTGACGACGGCGGCTACCTGCTCGTCGGTTGGACCGACAGCGGGGACCGAGACGACGGCGATCAGGCGACAGTCGTCAAGATAGACGCGCAAGGCGACCGCGAGTGGACTCGACGCTTCGGCGGCGAGGGCACCGACCGCCTGTTCGACGTCGTCGAAACCGACGACGGTTACATGGCCGTCGGCCGCTCGAACGACGACTCCGGCTGGGCGCAGGCGTGGGCCGTCGGTCTCTCCGAGAACGGCGACGTTCGCTGGGAGAACGAGTACGGCGACGCCCGCGGCGACGCGTTCTGGTCCGTCAGTCGCGTCAACGACACGTACCTGCTCGGTGGATGGACACCGACGGACGATAGTGACGCCGACGGATACGCCGTCGCCGTCGACGACCGCGGTGAGACCGAGTGGGAGTGGAGGACCGACGAATCTCGCAATCAGTACGTTCGCGATAGCGTCGCGACCGACGACGGGTTCGTTCTGGTCGGCGACGCCGAGTCCGCCGACGGCACCACCGACGGATACGTCGCGAAGTTAGATACCGACGGAACGCTCCTCTGGGAGGAGACCCACGAGCGCGCAGGCGAAAACGTGGAGTACCGTGCTGTCACCGCCGGCGACGGGGAGTTCGCCGTCGCCGGTGTCGATCAGGGACAGTCGAACGAGAAACCCGACGGACTGTTCGCTCGGTTCACCGACTCCGGCGAGTTCGTGAATAGCCGGACGTACGGCGACAGGGGCTACGACATGCTCGAAGGCATAGACCGCGACGGTGACGGGTACATCCTCAGCGGTGGCAACCGGCTGTTCGCCTCGCGGAACCTCGACGGATGGCTCATCCGGACGGACGAAGCTGGGAACGCCGAGTGGCGCGAACGTCTCGGAACCGCCGACAGAGACGCTCTCTGGCCCGTCCTGTCGACCGACAGCGGCTACGCTGCCGCCGGTTTCTCGGGCGACGAGGGCTGGTACGTCGGACTCTCCCGCAGTGTCGATGGGACCGTCTCCGCCGACAACGGTACCTCAACGGTCGTCTTCGGGGACGAACCGGTGACGCTCGCGTACGACGAAGAGTACAACGTGAGCAACGTCTCGGCGTCGATCACGCAGCGGCGTTTCCTCGACAGTTCGATGCCCGGGACGCCGGTGTACGCAGCGAGTCTCTCCACGAACGGATTGGAGAAGGACTCGACCACCATCACAGCGCGGTTCGACGAGGAGGCGATTCGCGAGCGTAACGCCTCCGTCGACTCGCTCCGACTCGGGTACTACAGCGACGGTAAGTGGCAGTTCGCCGACAGCGAGACGACCGTCGACAACGGTACTGTCGTCGTGAGTGCGACGCTCCCCTCGTCCGCCTCCGTGCTCGGTGTCTCGTCGATAGAGGGACCGACTGCCGCCGTCGACGGCGTTCCGGCAGGTGCGGTCGAACCCGGCGAGTCCGTCGACCTGAACGCGTCCGCCTCCACGATGGGTACCGCGGAGAACTCCTCGGTCTCGTGGTCGTTCGACGGCGGTTCGGTCGACGGCGAGTCGGCGACCGTCCAGTTCGACGAACCCGGCTACCACAACGTTACCGCGACGGTGACTGACGAGTACGGACTGACCGACGAACGGACTGTCACCGTTGCGGTCAACGACCAACCGGCGGTCTCCGTCGACGCACCGACGTCGATGAGCGTCGGCGAGTCGGCCGAACTCAACGCGAACGTCACGAACGAGATCGGTGATACGACGGTCACCTGGATACTGCCGAACGGCAACCAGACCGGTTCGACGGCGGAGTACACGCCGCAGTCCGCGACCGAACAGTCCGTCGTCGTCGTCGTCCGCGACGAGTACGGTGCCGAGACGCGACAGACGATCGACATCTCGGTCGACGAGGTACAGAACCAGCAGGACACCGAGGCGACCACCTCCACGACGACACCAGGATTCGGGACCGTGGTCGCGTTCGTCTCGCTGATACTGTTTGCGGTGACTCTCACGCGCCGAACGCGGCGCTGA
- a CDS encoding DUF7563 family protein, with product MADLNWNGRGASNTSPRCSNCGRHVTPQFARVFGDNIDDVHGCLECTTSRERQTGEHIPQQRMNS from the coding sequence ATGGCAGACCTGAACTGGAACGGAAGGGGAGCATCGAACACGAGTCCACGTTGCAGCAACTGTGGCCGGCACGTGACGCCACAGTTCGCGCGGGTGTTCGGTGACAACATCGACGACGTACATGGGTGTCTCGAGTGCACGACGTCTCGCGAGCGGCAGACCGGCGAGCACATTCCGCAGCAGCGGATGAACAGCTAA
- a CDS encoding DUF7344 domain-containing protein, translating into MTGEVNTERELDEAEIFHILGNDRRRATINGLAESGGSIAVSELAEQIAAQEADTEEDAQKLYKSVYVSLRQTHLPKLEEQGIIQYDADNQRIMPGAQMNEIQVYTDGTTGLEAVHRSVYLVVSVIGLLTIIGAQLGVPVLNVLAVEVWAVIFLTLIIVLGVYQQYR; encoded by the coding sequence ATGACAGGCGAGGTAAACACCGAACGAGAACTGGACGAGGCGGAGATATTTCACATACTGGGGAACGACCGCCGACGGGCCACCATCAACGGATTAGCGGAGAGCGGCGGGAGTATCGCCGTCTCCGAACTCGCGGAGCAGATCGCCGCACAGGAGGCCGACACCGAGGAAGACGCACAGAAGCTGTACAAGAGCGTCTACGTCTCGCTCAGGCAGACGCATCTCCCGAAACTCGAAGAGCAGGGAATCATCCAGTACGACGCGGACAACCAGCGTATCATGCCGGGCGCGCAGATGAACGAGATACAGGTGTACACCGACGGAACGACCGGTCTCGAGGCCGTGCACCGGTCGGTGTATCTCGTGGTCAGCGTCATCGGACTGCTCACCATAATCGGTGCGCAACTGGGTGTCCCCGTTCTCAATGTGCTGGCGGTCGAGGTGTGGGCGGTCATCTTCCTCACGCTCATCATCGTTCTCGGCGTCTACCAGCAGTACCGCTAA